The Thunnus albacares chromosome 11, fThuAlb1.1, whole genome shotgun sequence genome contains a region encoding:
- the popdc2 gene encoding popeye domain-containing 2 isoform X1 translates to MSGYNSTLLDSLLFGPMCDGWSNNTEGAIYHLGNSILFLGYMGGSGAYGCLFIFGFLAPSFLCLTLWGWLTMCGLDILTWNLLLLSACLVQICHLLYRLHQQGLPNEELSSLYQSVYLPLGVPIEVFKEIASAFENRVVELKAGQTYAVEGKTPIDQLSFLLSGRINVSLEGQFLHYIYRHQFLDSPEWESLRPNEEGKFQVTLTAEEDSRYISWRRRRLYMLISKERYIARLFSVMLGYDIAEKLYNLNNKLFIKSGMLLDIRLPSLYHVLAPASQSSEGGSGSDGGATKEQQTQQQVEDQAPAYQKSDPDQSHPFQPHLQGPRKTALDEPQAPQHDRYHHPWASDPELPSGEDSTSLVLEDFADVAGSLTDYGSERDYLR, encoded by the exons ATGAGTGGATACAACTCGACTCTGCTGGACAGCTTGCTCTTTGGCCCAATGTGCGATGGCTGGAGCAACAACACAGAGGGAGCTATCTACCACTTGGGCAACAGCATCCTGTTCCTGGGCTACATGGGAGGCAGTGGGGCATATGGATGCCTCTTCATCTTTGGCTTCCTCGCGCCCTCCTTCCTGTGCCTGACCCTGTGGGGTTGGCTGACGATGTGTGGCCTGGACATCCTCACCTGGAACCTGCTTCTGCTCAGTGCCTGCTTGGTTCAGATCTGCCACCTCCTTTACCGGCTGCATCAGCAAGGCCTGCCCAACGAGGAGCTGTCCTCCCTCTACCAGTCTGTCTACCTGCCGCTGGGCGTACCCATCGAGGTGTTCAAGGAGATTGCAAGTGCCTTTGAGAACAGGGTGGTGGAGCTGAAGGCAGGGCAGACGTACGCTGTGGAGGGCAAGACGCCCATCGACCAGCTCTCCTTTCTGCTGTCCGGGAG gatCAATGTATCTTTGGAGGGCCAGTTCCTGCATTATATCTACCGCCACCAGTTCCTGGACTCTCCAGAGTGGGAGTCTCTCAGGCCAAATGAGGAGGGAAAGTTTCAG GTGACCCTGACAGCAGAGGAAGACTCCCGCTACATCTCATGGCGTCGCCGCCGCCTCTACATGCTAATATCGAAGGAGCGCTATATTGCCCGTCTGTTCTCTGTCATGTTGGGCTACGACATCGCTGAGAAGCTCTACAATCTCAACAACAAGCTCTTCATCAAGAGCGGCATGCTCTTGGACATCCGCCTGCCCAGCCTCTACCACGTGCTGGCCCCTGCCTCGCAGAGCAGCGAAGGCGGCAGCGGCAGTGACGGCGGCGCAACAAAGGAGCAACAAACTCAACAGCAGGTTGAAGACCAAGCTCCGGCCTACCAGAAGTCTGATCCAGACCAGTCTCACCCCTTCCAACCACACCTGCAGGGACCAAGGAAGACCGCCCTGGATGAACCTCAGGCCCCCCAGCATGACCGCTACCACCACCCCTGGGCGTCAGACCCGGAGCTGCCCTCTGGTGAGGACTCCACCAGCCTGGTCCTGGAGGACTTTGCTGATGTGGCGGGCTCCTTAACGGATTATGGCAGTGAGAGGGATTATTTGAGGTAG
- the popdc2 gene encoding popeye domain-containing 2 isoform X2, with protein MSGYNSTLLDSLLFGPMCDGWSNNTEGAIYHLGNSILFLGYMGGSGAYGCLFIFGFLAPSFLCLTLWGWLTMCGLDILTWNLLLLSACLVQICHLLYRLHQQGLPNEELSSLYQSVYLPLGVPIEVFKEIASAFENRVVELKAGQTYAVEGKTPIDQLSFLLSGRINVSLEGQFLHYIYRHQFLDSPEWESLRPNEEGKFQVTLTAEEDSRYISWRRRRLYMLISKERYIARLFSVMLGYDIAEKLYNLNNKLFIKSGMLLDIRLPSLYHVLAPASQSSEGGSGSDGGATKEQQTQQQVEDQAPAYQKSDPDQSHPFQPHLQGPRKTALDEPQAPQHDRYHHPWASDPELPSGGDSDGNLPPRFQRGRAPLAPTDTPKL; from the exons ATGAGTGGATACAACTCGACTCTGCTGGACAGCTTGCTCTTTGGCCCAATGTGCGATGGCTGGAGCAACAACACAGAGGGAGCTATCTACCACTTGGGCAACAGCATCCTGTTCCTGGGCTACATGGGAGGCAGTGGGGCATATGGATGCCTCTTCATCTTTGGCTTCCTCGCGCCCTCCTTCCTGTGCCTGACCCTGTGGGGTTGGCTGACGATGTGTGGCCTGGACATCCTCACCTGGAACCTGCTTCTGCTCAGTGCCTGCTTGGTTCAGATCTGCCACCTCCTTTACCGGCTGCATCAGCAAGGCCTGCCCAACGAGGAGCTGTCCTCCCTCTACCAGTCTGTCTACCTGCCGCTGGGCGTACCCATCGAGGTGTTCAAGGAGATTGCAAGTGCCTTTGAGAACAGGGTGGTGGAGCTGAAGGCAGGGCAGACGTACGCTGTGGAGGGCAAGACGCCCATCGACCAGCTCTCCTTTCTGCTGTCCGGGAG gatCAATGTATCTTTGGAGGGCCAGTTCCTGCATTATATCTACCGCCACCAGTTCCTGGACTCTCCAGAGTGGGAGTCTCTCAGGCCAAATGAGGAGGGAAAGTTTCAG GTGACCCTGACAGCAGAGGAAGACTCCCGCTACATCTCATGGCGTCGCCGCCGCCTCTACATGCTAATATCGAAGGAGCGCTATATTGCCCGTCTGTTCTCTGTCATGTTGGGCTACGACATCGCTGAGAAGCTCTACAATCTCAACAACAAGCTCTTCATCAAGAGCGGCATGCTCTTGGACATCCGCCTGCCCAGCCTCTACCACGTGCTGGCCCCTGCCTCGCAGAGCAGCGAAGGCGGCAGCGGCAGTGACGGCGGCGCAACAAAGGAGCAACAAACTCAACAGCAGGTTGAAGACCAAGCTCCGGCCTACCAGAAGTCTGATCCAGACCAGTCTCACCCCTTCCAACCACACCTGCAGGGACCAAGGAAGACCGCCCTGGATGAACCTCAGGCCCCCCAGCATGACCGCTACCACCACCCCTGGGCGTCAGACCCGGAGCTGCCCTCTG
- the LOC122992473 gene encoding cytochrome c oxidase copper chaperone — MSTLSAASVETAAVTDSTEQKKPLKPCCACPETKKVRDACIIEKGEENCTELIEAHKDCMRQLGFKI, encoded by the exons ATGTCGACCCTGTCTGCTGCCAGCGTGGAGACTGCTGCTGTGActgacagcacagagcagaagaaaccattaaaaccatgCTGTGCTTGTCCTGAAACAAAGAAAGTCAGGGATGCATG cATCATtgaaaagggagaggaaaaCTGCACAGAACTCATTGAGGCACACAAAGATTGCATGAGGCAGCTTGGATTCAAGATTTAA